A single window of Lepeophtheirus salmonis chromosome 2, UVic_Lsal_1.4, whole genome shotgun sequence DNA harbors:
- the LOC139907683 gene encoding uncharacterized protein — MKPDISDILSSFELFLSDSIQKMILDMTNLEGGRVFGNEWSVIGKLELKAYFRIHTLVGVYRSKGETTKSLWDSETGRTIFRAVMPLKNFKILSRVLRFDDRQTRNQRRQKDKLAPIREVWDK, encoded by the coding sequence ATGAAACCTGATATTTCAGATATACTATCTTCCTTTGAGCTCTTCTTATCTGattctattcaaaaaatgatattggatATGACCAATCTTGAAGGGGGACGCGTCTTCGGCAATGAGTGGTCGGTTATCGGCAAATTAGAACTAAAGGCCTATTTTAGGATCCATACACTTGTGGGTGTTTATAGATCCAAAGGAGAGACGACCAAAAGCCTTTGGGACTCTGAAACAGGGAGAACAATATTTCGTGCAGTTATGCCTTTGAAAAACTTTAAGATATTGTCAAGAGTTCTTAGATTTGACGATCGTCAAACGAGAAACCAGAGACGCCAGAAAGACAAATTGGCTCCAATCCGTGAAGTATGGGATAAATAG